The following are from one region of the Mesorhizobium sp. B4-1-4 genome:
- a CDS encoding ABC transporter permease produces the protein MIAAALVYLFFAFSASHFFSERVTSNILLASATLGIITVGATTLMIGGHFDLSVGSVYGLSAAVIILGVNAGIPGWLALPIILVFGLLVGAINGYLVTRLGIHSLIITLGSLMFYRGVLLAITEGFPIRLRAPDAFLSALDFTWIGIPGPFFWFLGLVVIFALLLTSTRFGGWLYATGGLPEAARNMGVPVERVQVMAFAITSMLACLAGYISVARFSSVDALRGQGFELEVILAVVVGGASLNGGYGSILGAALGVMIIGMIQQGLLLIGISVYWYQAGIGLFLIIAAVINQRVRVRTTQ, from the coding sequence GTGATCGCTGCAGCGCTCGTTTATCTGTTCTTCGCCTTTTCGGCGTCGCATTTCTTTTCAGAGCGGGTTACGTCCAACATTCTCCTGGCCTCGGCTACGCTCGGCATCATAACCGTCGGTGCCACCACATTGATGATCGGTGGGCACTTCGACTTGTCGGTTGGATCGGTCTACGGTCTCAGTGCCGCCGTTATAATTCTGGGCGTTAACGCAGGGATCCCAGGCTGGCTGGCCCTCCCGATCATTCTGGTGTTCGGGCTGCTTGTTGGCGCGATCAACGGGTATCTGGTCACCCGCCTCGGGATTCATTCTCTCATCATTACGCTCGGCAGCCTTATGTTTTACCGAGGCGTCTTGCTAGCCATAACGGAAGGCTTCCCGATCCGGCTGAGGGCGCCGGACGCATTTTTATCGGCTCTCGACTTCACCTGGATCGGAATCCCGGGCCCGTTCTTCTGGTTTCTCGGTTTGGTAGTGATATTCGCCTTGTTGCTTACCTCAACGCGCTTCGGTGGCTGGCTCTATGCGACCGGCGGTCTGCCAGAAGCTGCTCGCAACATGGGCGTGCCGGTCGAGCGCGTCCAAGTCATGGCATTCGCCATTACCTCAATGCTGGCGTGCCTCGCCGGCTATATTTCGGTGGCGCGCTTCTCCAGTGTAGACGCGCTGCGTGGTCAAGGCTTCGAGCTGGAAGTCATACTGGCGGTTGTCGTTGGCGGCGCTTCGTTGAACGGTGGCTATGGCAGCATTCTCGGTGCCGCGCTGGGCGTGATGATCATCGGAATGATCCAGCAGGGACTGCTCCTGATCGGCATCTCCGTCTACTGGTATCAGGCAGGCATAGGGCTCTTCCTCATTATCGCTGCGGTCATCAACCAGCGCGTTCGTGTGAGGACAACCCAATGA